The region GGATCTGGTGGATATTTCACTGCTGGATCATTTTGTGGTGACCGCGCGGGAAGCTTATTCCATGCGGCAGGCCGGATTGATGGATTGAAAATGAAACAAGGCGGCCTGAGTATGTAGAACGTTTTTATAGAGGGCCTTCAGTCGGGGCAACTCCCCCCAACTTCCGTCAGTTACAAAGAAAAAAGCCTTCTAATCGTTCAGTTATTCACGCTCGCTGATTTTATCGGACAAACCCACTTCATGCGGATTCAACCGCGCGTGTTCTTCCTGCCCCAAACCGACTAATTTACGCAAACGTGTCATGTAGGCATTCACATCCAAACCGCGGCCATAACGCTGCGCTTCCCACAACGTTTCCGCCAATGCGTCCATCATTTCATGCTCGGCACGAACCCAGTCATCATGATAACGGGCGCACAATTGCGCATGTATCGCACGAATGCCCGGCGGCTGGTCGATGGCTGCTTGTTCCTGCAAAGACAAATGCAGCGACATGTGTAAAAAAGGATTGCTTTCACCATCTTCCGGCAGCCAGTTTTTGTCTAAATAATTGTCGATATCGGCTAAGTAATGTTCATATTCCGGATGGGCTTCAATGATGCGCAAAGCCTTTTGCTGCAAGCCGTCCAGTTGCAGCGGCATGAGGCGGTGTTGCCAAACATGGGCAAAGAAACGGCGCACATCTTGTGTATTGACATCATACATATCGGTTTATCCTGTTCAGACTGCCTATTGATTAAAAGGCCGTCTGAAAATAAGTAGAAGTGTTGCGGAATAATCAAGAGAGTGTAGCCTTTTTTTACCCGGCTTGCCACAAACAATCGCTTAAGACAGCCTGATAAAGATTGGCAAAACCGCATACTCTGCGTATAATGGAAAATTCCTGTCTGGGGGCGATCTTGGTTTCGACGGGGGTTGCGAAGCAGATGCGGGCATACCGGGGTCTCAGATTCCCGTAAAACACTGAATTTAAATAGTCGCAAACGACGAAACTTACGCTTTAGCCGCTTAAGGCTAGCCGTTGCAGCAGTTGGCCGATGGGCTGTGTAGGGTCAAACCTACGGCAACGTCATTTTACATTGGCTGGTTTTCCGTCGGGTTACTTGTCGGAAAATAAGATTTAAGGTAACTGGCTTCCCAAGAGCCTGTCTGTCGGCGCAAGGGGAGCAAGATTTTAAGTAGGCAAGACTAAGTATGTAGAACGCTTTGTAGAGGGCTTTCGGACGGGGGTTCAATTCCCCCCGCCTCCACCAAATTCTCTAAACGCTATGTTGCAAAACATGGCGTTTTTTATTTGGTATTTGCTTCAAAAATTTTTGATAAGCGCATGTATATGATTGCAATCAGGCAGTCATCGTTATGACAAAAGATTATATTTTAGAAGCGTGAAAATCTATACACAAACTCTGTGGATAACCTTGTGGGTAAACTTTGAATAAACAAAAAAAACGTTTTAGCGACAATCATGCTGTTAATCTGCTTAAAAATTAATCAAATTAAATTCAATAAAATCAGTAAGTTATATATTTATTAAGATTTTAGGCCGTCTGAAAATAAAATTTCTAAGTAAAACAAAGCGCTGTAAAGGTGTGTACAGATTTCCGTTGACAGCTGAAAAATTATTAAATTTTTACCAATCGCGTTACAATAACCGCTTATTTTAAACATTCGAACCAGACATCATGAAAGCCAGTCAATTTTTTATCTCTACTTTGAAAGAAGCGCCTGCGGAAGCTTCGCTTGCCAGCCATCGATTAATGCTGCGTGCCGGTTTGATTAAATCGGTGGCGTCGGGTTTGTACACTTGGATGCCGATGGGCTTGCGCGTATTGCGTAAGGTGGAAAACGTGGTGCGTGAGGAAATGAATCGTGCGGGCAGCGTGGAATTGCTGATGCCGGTGGTGCAGCCTGCTGAATTATGGCAGGAGTCCGGCCGCTGGGAATTTTACGGTAAGGAATTGCTGCGTTTGAAAGACCGCAAAGATGCCGATTTCTGCATGGGGCCGACTTGTGAGGAAGTAATTACGGATATTGTGCGTAAGGAAATCAGCAGCTACAAGCAACTGCCGAAGAATTTCTACCATATCCAAACCAAATTCCGTGATGAAATCCGCCCGCGTTTCGGCGTGATGCGTGCGCGTGAGTTTGTGATGAAAGATGCATATTCGTTCCATGCGGATTTTGAATCTTTGCAGGCGACTTATCAGGATATGTATGATGCTTATTGCCGCGTGTTCAACCGTTTGGGCTTGGATTTCCGCCCGGTGGCGGCGGATACGGGCAGCATTGGCGGTACCGGTTCGCATGAATTCCAAGTGTTGGCTGACAGCGGTGAGGACGTGATTGCCTATAGTGATGCTTCTGATTATGCGGCCAATATAGAATTGGCACCGACGCTGCCTTTAAATGGTGAGCGTGCGGTAGCTCAAGCACAATTGAACAAGGTTCATACGCCGAATGTGAGGACGATTGCGGCGTTGGTTGAATTTTTGAATATTCCGATTGGGCAAACGCTGAAATCGATTGTGGTTGAAGGCGAGCAAGAAGGCGAAATCGTCTTGCTGCTGTTGCGTGGCGATCATGAGTTTAACGATATTAAGGCGGAAAAATTGGCCGGTGTGAAATCGCCTTTGAGTATGGCGGCGCCGGAATCGATTTTGGCGCAATTCGGTGCCAATGGCGGTTCGCTGGGACCGGTCGGCTTTAAGGGTAAGATTTATGCTGATTTCGCTACAGAAAAAGGCACGGATTGGGTGATTGGCGCCAATGAAGACGACTACCATTACACAGGCTTTAATTTTGGCCGCGATTCGGCAGAGCCTGAATTTGTCGATTTGCGTAATGTAGTGGAAGGCGATGCCAGCCCTGACGGACAAGGCCGCCTGAAACTGGCGCGCGGTATTGAAGTGGGGCATGTGTTCCAATTGCGTGATAAATATTCTAAAGCCTTGAATGCTTCTTTCTTAGACAATAACGGCAAATCGCAAATTATGGAAATGGGTTGCTACGGCATTGGTGTGACGCGTGTGGTGGCGGCGGCTATTGAGCAAAACCATGATGATCGCGGCATTATTTGGACGCCGGCAATGGCACCATTTGAAGTAGTGATTGTGCCGATGAACTACAAAAAATCCGAAGCGGTGCGCGAAGCGGCTGACCGCATTTATGCCGAACTGCAAGTGCAGGGTGTGGATGTATTGCTGGACGACCGTGATGAGCGCGCCGGTGTATTGCTGAACGATTCCGAATTGTTGGGTATCCCGCACCGTATCGTGATTGGCGACCGCGGTTTGAAAGAAGGCAATGTAGAATATGCGCAACGCCGCGATACCGAATCACAAAGTGTTGCGGTTATCGATGTTGTGGCTCAAGTTGTGGCAGCGCTGAAAGCTTGAGTATTTGCATTTATCGCAAAAAGCCGAGGTTTTTGTAAAACTCAATTTGAATCAAGAAAAAACTATGCTCACCATTCCTGCACAGGTGAGAATCCAGAATTTCAAATTACTGTAATAGCTCAATGTTCCTGAAACCGATAGGTCTGGATTCCCGCCTACGCGGCGCGGGAATGACGGCTTAAAGATTTCTGGAAATCTGAGACCTTTGCAAAATTCCCTTTCCCAAACAATAAAGGTTACTTGAGTTATCAAGTAACCTTTATTTCCCCTCCAAACACACATATTTCCCTAAATTCCCCCGAATCCTGCCACCCAAGCCCCCGATTTCCCGGGTGCTCCTCTTTTCAGGCGGCAGGCGCAATGAGGCTGAATTTGTTTGCCGTTTTGGGCAAATTCAAACACACCGCTTTCAAATGACTTTGCGCATTCGCTTTCCGTAAGCCGAAATATGTTGCCCTATGGCAGCGGAACTTGCGGTGCAATGTACCGAAACCCTGTTCCGCCGCATAACGGGTATTTGATAAGTGCCAGTTGCGTTATTTGCCTTCGTCTGTTAAGAGGCGGACACGGCGGGCTTTACGCATAAGGCCGTCTGAAAGTTTTTTGTTGCCGGAGACAAGTATGGATGGATTGCCAATCGGTGATTTGGTTGATTTTGAGCAGCAGGAAGCGGTCAATGCCGTTGATGGCAATGATGGTTTGGGCGGTTTGTTGGAAAAAGCTGCCCATGGAAAATCCTCTAAATTCGGTTTAGGGGAATTTAGAGTGTTTTGGGGGCAAAGGTCTCAATCTACAAGTTTTGCAAAAGTTTCGGCTTTTTTGATAACCAAAAACAGGGCAGAAAAATATTCTGCCCTGTTTGATTTTGAATTCAGAATTAAGGATTATTTCTTATCTTCTTTTTTATCGTCTTTTTTCGGTGCCGGTTTTTTCGCTGCCAGACCTAACGATTTTTGCCATTCGGCCGGGTTTTTCACCAAATCCAAGGCTTTGCGCAATTGGTCGTCTTTGGCCGGGTTCGGTGTACGGCGGGCGATGATGTCTTCTTCTTTTTCTTTGTCGGTTTTGGGTTTGGAATCTTGTTTCAAGGTTTCTTCGACCGTTTCAGGAATTTCATTGCTGCTGTTGACATCGGCACCGCCCGACGGATTGCCGATATGGCCGATTAAGTCGGCTTCGCGGCTTTCATAGGCGCGGTCTTTGTCTTTGATTTCGATATCCGGTACGATGCCTTGCGCTTGAATCGAGCGGTCGTTCGGCGTGTAGTATAAAGCAGTGGTTAATTTAACCGCGCTGCCGTTGGACAACGGAATTACGGTTTGTACCGATCCTTTACCGAAACTTTGTGTGCCGATGATTACGGCGCGTTTGTGGTCTTGCAATGCCCCGGCCACGATTTCCGAGGCTGAAGCAGAGCCTGAGTTAATTAAAACCGTCATTGGAATGGTTTTCAGCTCGGCAGGTAGGCCGTTAAGCGGGTCTTTACCACTGGATAAGATGTAATCTTCGGGCGTGGCTTTCAACACCATACCGGCTTTGCCGTCGCGGCCTTTGGTGCTGACGACATTGACATTATTCGGCAGGAAGGCTGCCGATACGCCGACTGCGCCGTTAAGCAGGCCGCCCGGGTCGTCACGCAGGTCTAAAATCAAGCCTTTTAATGGAGCAGCGTTTTGCTTGGTCAAATTTTTTGCGGCATCGTTAACACCGGCGATGGTGCGCTCTTGGAACTGGGTCACGCGGATGTAGCCGTAGCCCGGTTCAAGCAGGTGATGGCGCACGCTTTTCACTTTGATGATGGCGCGGGTCAGGTTCGCCACAATCGGTTTGTCGGCATTTTTACGCGACAGGGTCAGGGTGATTTTGGTGCCGGGTTTGCCGCGCATTTTTTTCACGGCTTCGCTAACGGTTAGGCCGCGGGTTGAGATATTGTCAATTTTGACGATGAAGTCGCCACTTTTTACGCCGGCACGCTCTGCCGGAGTGTCTTCAATCGGGGCAACCACTTTGATGAAGCCGTCTTCTTGGCCGATTTCCATGCCCAAGCCGCCAAATTCGCCGCTGGTGTTTTCTTTCAGGTCGGAATAGCCTTTTTTGTCCATGTATTCTGAATGCGGATCAAGACCGGCTACCATGCCTTTCATGGCACCTTCGAATAATTCTTCATCGGATTTGTCTTGGTAATAATTGGCTTTGATTTGGCCGTAAACTTCGGCCATGGTACGGATGGATTTAACCGGCAAAGATTCGTCTTTAGCGCTTTTTTCGGCGGCAATGCTTTGGACGCTGAGGCTGAGCGCCACGCCGCTGAAAGCGCCCAAGGTGTAAAGTGCAACTTTTTTCAAAGTAGATTTCGACATTATTGTTAACTTTCTTTGTGTGCTTTGTGAGGCCGTCTGAAAAGTTGGGTTTGTTTCAGACGGCCTAAATCATCATTCGTGAAACTTTAGGCGATTTGGCCTGATGAAACAACCGTTTTAGGGTAAAAAAATGCTAGCGACTGTTTGTTTGGCACGAAACCATGCTTTTTTATCATGCTGATCAATATTCAGGCGGCCTTGATATGCTTTGAATGCGCATATGAAGGCCGTCTGAACATCAATTAATCCAAGAGAGCGGATTCATGTTTTGGCCGTTGTAGCGGATTTCCAAATACAGACCTTCTTCGCCGCTTGGCAGGATGCCGCTGGTGCCGATTTTATGGCCTTGGCCGACGCCGTATCCTTTAACAACCCCGATTTCACTTAAGCCTGAATACACGCTGACGTATTTGTCGCCGTGATCGACCACGACCACATTGCCGTAGCCTTCCAATTCGCCGGCATACACCACATTACCGGCAGCGATGCTGTTTACTGCGGCAGGTGGTGTGGTGTAGAACACGCCTTTCCATATTTCACCGCTTTCGCGCTGATGCCCGAACAAGCCCGAGAGCATACCGTTAACCGGTTTTTTCAGACGGCCTTGCATGCGGCTGAAGCTGTTTGGATTGCTGATGGTGACAAAGCTGCCTGATTTCGGCGCTTGCAGCTTCATGTCTTCATCGGTGAGATTCGACATGGCGGCACGCTCCTTCGCGGCATGTTCTTCTTTGGCTTTGGCAGCTTGGCGGGATTTTTCGGCAGCGGCCAAACGCGCTTCCGCTGCTTTTTTACGCGCTTCGGCTTCTTTTTTGCGCTGTTCGGCTTTTTGCTTGTCCAAATCTTTAATCAGATTGTTCAAACGCTGCTCGTTGTCTTTTTGGGTGACTGATTTTTTCGCATCTTTGATCATCGTAGCATTTTGGCGGCGGCTTTCGACTTGTTCGGGTGCATTTAGGGTGCCTTGTTTTTTCAACGCAGCTTGCGCATTGGCCTGCAAGTGTTTCAGACGGCTTAATTCATTGTTGATTTTGGTTTCTTGTGCGGCTAATTCTTTTTGCTGCTTGGTCAAATCTGCCATCACTTTTTCGTTAGATGCATTGATGTAGCGGGTATAACGCAGGAAACGTTTTTTCTGGCCCGGCTCGGCATTTCTTAAAAACAGGGCTACGGCATTCGGTTGGCTATTTTTGTAATTGCCGGAAACAAAACGCGAAATTTGTGCGCGCGTGTTGCCGACTTCGGCTTTGAGACGGGTCAGATCTTTATCCAATTGCTGCAACTTGTTCCAAGCGTCGCGCTGTTGGCGGTTGATGTTGGATAAGCTGTTGCGGGTTTGTTGCAGTTTTTTCAAATCGGCGTTCACATGCACCAAGAAACTGGCCGTGCGTTTGTTCAAGGCTTGTTTGGCTTCCAAATCATTGGTGGCGGCGCTGACGGCGGCATGCAATTCATCGCTGTCTTTGTTTGGTGCGGCAGCGGCTTTTTTATCGTTGGCCGCATTGGTTTTAGTGGCTGAATTGGCGGTTTCTGTTTTATCGGCTGCTTTTTTTACGGTTTCTTGCTTGGCAGGCTGTTTGGCTGCTTCTTTTTTATTTTTATTGTCTTTTTTAGCGGCGGTTTCCGGTTTGGCCGCTTCTTTTGTGTTTTTGGCCGCAGCTTTTTTCACCGCTTGCTCTTTGGTCCGGGCAGCTTCTTTTTTATTGTCTGCCGTTTTGGCGTTGGTTTTTTTGTTGTCGGCTTTATCGTCTTTTTTTGCAGCGGCTTTGGCTTTTTCGGACGGTTTGCTGTCTGCTTTTTCTTCGGCTTTGGCAGACGTGGTTTTACCGCTGTCTTTTTTGTCTTTGATAGCGGTTTTCTTATCTGTGGCTTTGGCCGCTTCTTTTGGGGCAGTTGCTTTTTTGGTTTGGGTGTTTTTCTTCGCGGTTGCAGTTTTTTCTTTGGCAGAGTCGTTGGCAGCGAAAGAAGGTGCAGCAAAACAGAGTAATAAGGCGAGTAAAAGAGGTTTGTAACGCATGGTGTATTTTCTTAAAGTCATTAAAAGCAGCAAAGCCTGATTATACTGATTGTCAGGCCGTCTGAAAATCTTATTTGAACGCGTTTCGCAAATGCTTGCAATCTTATCAAACGGTCTTATATAGTATCCGTAAATTTTATGGATGAAAAAAGTAGCGATGTTGAAAGAATTAGCTTTGGCCGTCATTGCTGCGGCAGTGTTGGCGGCTTGCGGCGGCAGCGATTCGGATAAAATCGGTAAGGCCGGCACGGTGTTTCATATGTTGGGCAAAAACGACCGCATCGAAGTGGAAGCGTTTGATGATCCTGATGTACAAGGCGTGGCATGTTATATTTCCTATGCCAAAAAAGGCGGCTTGAAAGAAACCGTGAATTTAGAAGAAGACGCCAGCGATGCTTCGGTGTCGTGTGTGCAGTCGGCCAATATCATCCGCTATAACGAAGCGGCAGTCATTAAACCGAAAAAAGTCTTCAAACGCAGTGCCAGCGTGGCTTTTAAGAGCCAGCAGATTATCCGTTATTACGACCCGAAGCGTAAGGCTTTTGCCTATTTAGTGTACAGCGATAAAATTGTGCAAGGTTCGCCGAAAAATTCTTTGAGTGCGATTTCCTGCTTCGGCGGGCAACGTATCGGTGAAAAAGAAATCGCCGGTTTGACCGGTAAGCAAGTGTATGGTGCGTGTATTGTCGAAGTGGCTGCACCGGCACAACCTAAATAATCAAGAGAGCATATGAATTTAGCAAACTATTTTTTGGCGGCCATGCCCAATATGGATGACCCGTTTTTCCAAGACAGTGTGATTTATCTTTGCGAACATGATGAAGAAGGCGCGTTGGGCATCATCATCAATAAGCCGTCGCCGATTACGATGGACATGATTTTTGCCGTCAGCGACCGCAATATCCCATTACGCATGCAGCATGAAAGTGTGATGATGGGCGGGCCGGTGCAGGTTGACCGCGGCTATGTGGTGCATACGCCTTTGGGCAATTGGCAAAGCACGTTGGCGGTAACCGATAACGTGGCATTGACGTCTTCGCGAGACATTATCGAGAATTTATCCGAACCCGGTGCGGTGGATAAGGCTTTGGTGAGCATTGGTTATTCAAGTTGGAGTAAAGGCCAGTTGGAACGCGAGTTGGCCGGTAATGTGTGGCTGACCGTGCCTGCCGATGAGCATATTTTGTTTGATGTGCCGTATGAACACCGCTATGCCGCCGTATTTGAGAAGCTCGGCATTCAGCCTGACCGTTTGGTCACGGGGGCAGGGCATGCATAAGGCGCCTAAAGGTACAACGCTGGCGTTTGATTTTGGCGAAACACGCATAGGCGTGGCGCAAGGTGATGCCGAATTGGGTATGAGCCATCCTCTGGCAACTGTGACCGGCAACAGCAATGATGCCAAGTTTGAAGCCATTGCCAAGCTGGTGCAAGAATGGCAGCCACGTCAATTGGTGGTCGGCCTGCCCACGCACACCGACGGCACTGAGCATGACTTAACGCGTTTGAGTCGTAAGTTTGGCCGCCGTTTGCAGGGGCGGTTTAGTCTGCCGGTGTATTGGGTGGATGAACGCATGTCATCGCTGTATGCCGAAAGCTTGTTGGCTGAAGCGCAGGTGTTTGGCCGGAAACAGAAATCAGTGTTGGATCAGGTGGCGGCGCAAGCGATTTTGCAGGGCTTTTTTGAAGGCGGCGCGGCGGAATATTTTAATGGCCGAGAAGCGGAAGACAAGGAATAAAAAGACTTTTGAGGCCGTCTGAAATAAACTGACTGCTTTGCGCAACATTTTTTCAGACGGCCTTTGTATATTTGCGTTAAGAAAACAGGTAAACGCACTAATTTTTGCCACACTCAAGCCGTTTTATAGTGAGTCCACTTTAAAATAGTACGGCGTTGGTTTGCCTAGCCGTATTATCTATACCTAATACTGTCTTCGGCTCGCCGCCTGATCCTATTTTTAAAGTGAATCCACTATACAACAATGCATTATTTAAACGCATTATTTAAAGGATAAATCATGGCTTTAATGGATACTTTGTTGAACGCGGCAACCCAAGCCCTGAACAACAATAACAACGGCACCGGCCAAAACCCGCTGCTCGATATGGCAATGGATTTGGTACGGCAGCAAGGCGGGACGGGCAACTTGATTAACCAATTGCAACAAGGCGGTTTAGGTGATGCATTGGGTAGCTGGATTTCCACTTCTCAAGACAATGCGCCGGTTTCGGGCAATGCATTGCAAAGTGCCTTGGGCAGCGATGTTATCGGTCAGGTAGCTCAAAAATTCGGCATGGACGGCCAGCAAGCCAGCGATTTGTTGGCGCAAGTGTTGCCAAGCTTGGTCGATAGTGTCACGCCAAACGGCAATCCGCAAGAAGCAGACGGTTTCGGTTTGGACGATATTGCTTCATTGGTGTTGAAAAACTTCATCAAATAAGTTTTTAGATAAAAAGCCTTGGATAAATAATTTATCCAAGGCTTTTAATGCTAAGTGTTTAATTTGACAGGCCGTCTGAACGTTCGGACGGCCTGTAGATTGATTAATGAGTAAAACTGTACGCCGCATAACCGATAACGGCCAAGGCCACAGTGCCCCAGCCCAGCATTTCGATGTAATGGCGGATTTTGCCGGCATATTTTTCGCCGCCCCAAGCAGATAATCTGGCAATCAGGAAGAAGCGGGCAAAACGCGAGATGGCGGCTGATAATACAAACGGCAAAAACGCCATGTTCATCACGCCGGCACAAATGGTGAATATTTTAAACGGAATCGGCGAGAAACCTGCCAAAAACACCACGACTACGCCCCATGTTTCAAACCACAGCTGTGTCTGAGCGAATTTAGCCTGTAAGCCCCAGCTTTGAATATAGCCCGACACCCAATCAAAGGCAAAATGGCCGATGGCGTAACCAATTATGCCGCCCAAAACAGATGCCAGTGTGGTATATACCGCAAAACGCAAGGCTTTTTTAGGCTCGGACATCGACATCGGAATCAGCATCACATCCGGCGGCACGGGGAAGAAAATGGCTTCGATGAAGCTGACAAAACTCAACCAAAAGGGTGCAAAACGGTGTTTCGACCATTGCAGCGTTTTGTCGTAAACGGTTCCAAAAATTTTCATTAAAGGGCTTTCAAACAAGAAAAACGGCGGCCATGCACAAAGCATCCGCCAAAATCAGCGGGCATTTTAAACCAAATGCAGCCTTAGACAAGAAAATTTTGCTTAAGTTTGCAGGCCGTCTGAAATCTTGATACAAGCCGCTAAAACAACGTAAAATAACCCCGATTCCCATATTAGGCTAAAATATTTCCGTGAACCAGCTCATTTTCGATTTTGCCGCACACGACTACCCCGGCTTCGATAAATTTCTCGGCACCGAAAATGCCGAGCTGGTATATGTTTTGCGTCATGAACATGGCCAGTTTATCTACGTTTGGGGCGAGCAGGGCGCAGGCAAAAGCCATTTGCTGCAAGCGTGGATTGCCCAAGCCTTGGAAGCCGGCAAAAACGCCGTGTATATCGATGCCGCCGTTCATCCCTTAACCGAAAAAGTCTTTGAGGCCGACTATTTGGCCATCGACCAAGTCGAGCGGCTCAATAATGAAGAGCAAGCCCTGCTGTTTGCCATTTTCAACCGCTTTCGCAACAGCGGCAAAGGCTTTCTGCTGCTCGGTTCCGAATATACGCCGCAACAATTGGTTATTCGCGAAGACTTGCGCACCCGAATGGCCTATTGCTTGGTTTACGAAGTCAAACCCTTAACCGACCAAGAAAAAATCGATGCTTTAGCCAGCATGGCGGTCGCGCGGCAAGTCACCATCGACACCGAAATTTTCGAATATCTCTTAAATCATTGGCGGCGCGACATGGACAGCCTTATGCAAATGCTCGATACGCTCGACCATTACGCCGTAATGATGGGTAAACGCATCACCTTACCGCTTTTGCGCCAACTTTTGAAACAACAGGAAACAGAATGAAAAATCTCGCCATCTTCGATCTCGACAACACCTTAATCAACACCGATTCCGATCACGCATGGCCGCAATATCTGATGAAAAAAGGCTTGGTCGATGTCGGGTATACTGAAGCGCAAAATGAAAAATTCTACCAAGATTACCGCAACGGTTGCCTGAACATCGACGAATTTCTTAAATTCCATCTTGCCCCGCTGAAAGAATACAGCATGGAACAATTGGCCGGAATGCACCGCGAATTCATGGCCGAATTCATCACCCCGAACATCACTCCT is a window of Neisseria yangbaofengii DNA encoding:
- a CDS encoding DUF1841 family protein, with amino-acid sequence MYDVNTQDVRRFFAHVWQHRLMPLQLDGLQQKALRIIEAHPEYEHYLADIDNYLDKNWLPEDGESNPFLHMSLHLSLQEQAAIDQPPGIRAIHAQLCARYHDDWVRAEHEMMDALAETLWEAQRYGRGLDVNAYMTRLRKLVGLGQEEHARLNPHEVGLSDKISERE
- a CDS encoding S41 family peptidase, whose translation is MSKSTLKKVALYTLGAFSGVALSLSVQSIAAEKSAKDESLPVKSIRTMAEVYGQIKANYYQDKSDEELFEGAMKGMVAGLDPHSEYMDKKGYSDLKENTSGEFGGLGMEIGQEDGFIKVVAPIEDTPAERAGVKSGDFIVKIDNISTRGLTVSEAVKKMRGKPGTKITLTLSRKNADKPIVANLTRAIIKVKSVRHHLLEPGYGYIRVTQFQERTIAGVNDAAKNLTKQNAAPLKGLILDLRDDPGGLLNGAVGVSAAFLPNNVNVVSTKGRDGKAGMVLKATPEDYILSSGKDPLNGLPAELKTIPMTVLINSGSASASEIVAGALQDHKRAVIIGTQSFGKGSVQTVIPLSNGSAVKLTTALYYTPNDRSIQAQGIVPDIEIKDKDRAYESREADLIGHIGNPSGGADVNSSNEIPETVEETLKQDSKPKTDKEKEEDIIARRTPNPAKDDQLRKALDLVKNPAEWQKSLGLAAKKPAPKKDDKKEDKK
- a CDS encoding proline--tRNA ligase, with the protein product MKASQFFISTLKEAPAEASLASHRLMLRAGLIKSVASGLYTWMPMGLRVLRKVENVVREEMNRAGSVELLMPVVQPAELWQESGRWEFYGKELLRLKDRKDADFCMGPTCEEVITDIVRKEISSYKQLPKNFYHIQTKFRDEIRPRFGVMRAREFVMKDAYSFHADFESLQATYQDMYDAYCRVFNRLGLDFRPVAADTGSIGGTGSHEFQVLADSGEDVIAYSDASDYAANIELAPTLPLNGERAVAQAQLNKVHTPNVRTIAALVEFLNIPIGQTLKSIVVEGEQEGEIVLLLLRGDHEFNDIKAEKLAGVKSPLSMAAPESILAQFGANGGSLGPVGFKGKIYADFATEKGTDWVIGANEDDYHYTGFNFGRDSAEPEFVDLRNVVEGDASPDGQGRLKLARGIEVGHVFQLRDKYSKALNASFLDNNGKSQIMEMGCYGIGVTRVVAAAIEQNHDDRGIIWTPAMAPFEVVIVPMNYKKSEAVREAADRIYAELQVQGVDVLLDDRDERAGVLLNDSELLGIPHRIVIGDRGLKEGNVEYAQRRDTESQSVAVIDVVAQVVAALKA
- a CDS encoding YidB family protein, encoding MALMDTLLNAATQALNNNNNGTGQNPLLDMAMDLVRQQGGTGNLINQLQQGGLGDALGSWISTSQDNAPVSGNALQSALGSDVIGQVAQKFGMDGQQASDLLAQVLPSLVDSVTPNGNPQEADGFGLDDIASLVLKNFIK
- a CDS encoding peptidoglycan DD-metalloendopeptidase family protein, with protein sequence MRYKPLLLALLLCFAAPSFAANDSAKEKTATAKKNTQTKKATAPKEAAKATDKKTAIKDKKDSGKTTSAKAEEKADSKPSEKAKAAAKKDDKADNKKTNAKTADNKKEAARTKEQAVKKAAAKNTKEAAKPETAAKKDNKNKKEAAKQPAKQETVKKAADKTETANSATKTNAANDKKAAAAPNKDSDELHAAVSAATNDLEAKQALNKRTASFLVHVNADLKKLQQTRNSLSNINRQQRDAWNKLQQLDKDLTRLKAEVGNTRAQISRFVSGNYKNSQPNAVALFLRNAEPGQKKRFLRYTRYINASNEKVMADLTKQQKELAAQETKINNELSRLKHLQANAQAALKKQGTLNAPEQVESRRQNATMIKDAKKSVTQKDNEQRLNNLIKDLDKQKAEQRKKEAEARKKAAEARLAAAEKSRQAAKAKEEHAAKERAAMSNLTDEDMKLQAPKSGSFVTISNPNSFSRMQGRLKKPVNGMLSGLFGHQRESGEIWKGVFYTTPPAAVNSIAAGNVVYAGELEGYGNVVVVDHGDKYVSVYSGLSEIGVVKGYGVGQGHKIGTSGILPSGEEGLYLEIRYNGQNMNPLSWIN
- a CDS encoding YqgE/AlgH family protein — its product is MNLANYFLAAMPNMDDPFFQDSVIYLCEHDEEGALGIIINKPSPITMDMIFAVSDRNIPLRMQHESVMMGGPVQVDRGYVVHTPLGNWQSTLAVTDNVALTSSRDIIENLSEPGAVDKALVSIGYSSWSKGQLERELAGNVWLTVPADEHILFDVPYEHRYAAVFEKLGIQPDRLVTGAGHA
- a CDS encoding YqaA family protein encodes the protein MKIFGTVYDKTLQWSKHRFAPFWLSFVSFIEAIFFPVPPDVMLIPMSMSEPKKALRFAVYTTLASVLGGIIGYAIGHFAFDWVSGYIQSWGLQAKFAQTQLWFETWGVVVVFLAGFSPIPFKIFTICAGVMNMAFLPFVLSAAISRFARFFLIARLSAWGGEKYAGKIRHYIEMLGWGTVALAVIGYAAYSFTH
- the hda gene encoding DnaA regulatory inactivator Hda; translation: MNQLIFDFAAHDYPGFDKFLGTENAELVYVLRHEHGQFIYVWGEQGAGKSHLLQAWIAQALEAGKNAVYIDAAVHPLTEKVFEADYLAIDQVERLNNEEQALLFAIFNRFRNSGKGFLLLGSEYTPQQLVIREDLRTRMAYCLVYEVKPLTDQEKIDALASMAVARQVTIDTEIFEYLLNHWRRDMDSLMQMLDTLDHYAVMMGKRITLPLLRQLLKQQETE
- the ruvX gene encoding Holliday junction resolvase RuvX, with the translated sequence MHKAPKGTTLAFDFGETRIGVAQGDAELGMSHPLATVTGNSNDAKFEAIAKLVQEWQPRQLVVGLPTHTDGTEHDLTRLSRKFGRRLQGRFSLPVYWVDERMSSLYAESLLAEAQVFGRKQKSVLDQVAAQAILQGFFEGGAAEYFNGREAEDKE
- a CDS encoding CreA family protein, yielding MLKELALAVIAAAVLAACGGSDSDKIGKAGTVFHMLGKNDRIEVEAFDDPDVQGVACYISYAKKGGLKETVNLEEDASDASVSCVQSANIIRYNEAAVIKPKKVFKRSASVAFKSQQIIRYYDPKRKAFAYLVYSDKIVQGSPKNSLSAISCFGGQRIGEKEIAGLTGKQVYGACIVEVAAPAQPK